The proteins below come from a single Chryseobacterium nepalense genomic window:
- the smpB gene encoding SsrA-binding protein SmpB: MKIEKTVNIFNRRARFEYEILEEYEAGMVLTGTEIKSLRSSKASIAESFCQFIDGELYIINMMIDEYKLGTFYNHKTKRERKLLLHKKELQKLEKKLKDAGNTIIPLKLYINDKGKAKVLIALGRGKKLFDKRESIKDRENKRNLDRILKKS; encoded by the coding sequence ATGAAAATAGAAAAAACAGTCAATATATTCAATAGAAGAGCCAGATTTGAATACGAAATTCTTGAAGAATATGAAGCCGGAATGGTGCTCACCGGTACGGAGATAAAATCTTTGCGTTCTTCTAAGGCTTCTATTGCAGAATCCTTCTGTCAGTTTATTGACGGGGAATTATATATAATTAATATGATGATTGATGAATATAAATTGGGTACATTTTATAATCATAAAACAAAAAGGGAACGGAAATTGCTGTTGCACAAAAAAGAACTGCAAAAGCTTGAAAAGAAATTAAAGGATGCAGGGAATACCATTATACCTTTGAAATTATATATCAATGATAAGGGAAAAGCAAAGGTGCTGATTGCCCTCGGAAGGGGTAAAAAACTCTTTGATAAAAGGGAGAGCATTAAAGATAGAGAAAATAAACGTAACCTCGACAGAATATTAAAGAAAAGTTAA
- a CDS encoding OmpA family protein: MKNLKLGISALALTVASTVFAQTTNNPWMIGVGAHAENHSAQRDNFSNTFSANNLTKNMFNVNNFSITPPLSKLTVARNIGKGLVIDWQTTVGNVENKRFNMGKEFMLMTGLGFQAKAAGLLWDEESWFDPYLRVGANYLRHDYTSLTFPREALINGMPTGEVIGNGDNGNENGKANFFTVATGAGINFWLTKNFGLGIQGDYVSTPGDKSNVANFWQASASLNFRFGNRDRDKDGILDKDDLCPDTPGLPEFQGCPDTDGDGVPDKDDQCPDVAGPVENNGCPWPDTDGDGVIDKDDACPTVAGPAENNGCPWPDTDGDGILDKDDACPTVPGLPEYNGCPKPKKVTAEEVEKEFRNVYFDFNKATIKAESTPALDRAAAIIVKDGGNYLLEGQTDAKGSEAYNLKLSRERAAAVVAALDARGVDANALKSVGVGKAKATVPATASDAERQVDRKVVVRAIEDMNEWNAMKKKDYEDAPVKKAPAKKTTKKKVVKKKK, from the coding sequence ATGAAAAATCTAAAATTAGGAATTTCAGCATTGGCGCTTACTGTCGCTTCTACTGTGTTCGCTCAGACTACCAACAATCCGTGGATGATCGGGGTTGGTGCTCATGCGGAAAACCACTCGGCACAGAGAGACAACTTCAGTAATACGTTCTCTGCTAATAATTTGACGAAGAACATGTTCAATGTGAACAACTTCTCTATTACTCCGCCATTATCTAAGCTTACTGTTGCTAGAAACATAGGTAAAGGTTTAGTAATCGACTGGCAAACTACTGTAGGTAATGTTGAAAACAAGAGATTTAACATGGGTAAAGAATTCATGTTAATGACTGGTCTTGGTTTCCAGGCAAAAGCTGCAGGTCTTTTATGGGATGAAGAATCTTGGTTCGATCCTTATTTAAGAGTTGGTGCTAACTACCTGAGACATGATTATACATCTCTTACTTTCCCAAGAGAAGCTCTTATTAACGGAATGCCTACTGGAGAAGTAATTGGAAATGGTGATAACGGTAACGAAAATGGTAAAGCAAACTTCTTTACTGTTGCTACAGGTGCTGGTATTAACTTCTGGTTGACTAAAAACTTCGGTTTAGGTATCCAAGGAGATTACGTATCAACTCCAGGTGATAAATCAAATGTTGCTAACTTCTGGCAAGCTTCTGCTTCATTGAACTTCAGATTCGGTAACAGAGACAGAGATAAGGACGGTATCTTAGATAAAGATGATTTATGTCCTGATACTCCAGGTTTACCAGAATTCCAGGGATGTCCTGATACAGATGGAGACGGAGTTCCAGATAAAGATGATCAATGTCCAGACGTAGCTGGTCCGGTTGAAAACAACGGATGCCCTTGGCCAGATACAGACGGTGACGGTGTAATCGATAAAGATGATGCTTGTCCTACAGTTGCAGGTCCTGCAGAAAACAACGGATGTCCTTGGCCAGATACAGATGGTGACGGTATCTTAGATAAAGATGATGCTTGTCCTACGGTTCCAGGTCTTCCAGAATACAACGGATGTCCTAAGCCTAAAAAAGTAACTGCTGAAGAAGTTGAAAAAGAATTCAGAAATGTATATTTCGATTTCAACAAAGCTACAATCAAAGCTGAATCAACTCCAGCATTAGATAGAGCAGCTGCTATCATCGTTAAAGATGGAGGTAACTATCTATTAGAAGGTCAAACTGATGCTAAAGGTTCTGAAGCTTACAACCTGAAATTATCTAGAGAAAGAGCTGCTGCAGTAGTTGCTGCTTTAGATGCAAGAGGTGTAGATGCTAACGCACTTAAATCTGTAGGTGTTGGTAAAGCTAAAGCTACAGTTCCAGCTACAGCTTCTGATGCTGAAAGACAAGTTGACAGAAAAGTAGTGGTAAGAGCTATCGAAGATATGAACGAATGGAATGCAATGAAGAAGAAAGATTATGAAGATGCTCCAGTGAAAAAAGCTCCTGCTAAGAAAACTACTAAGAAAAAAGTAGTTAAAAAGAAAAAATAA
- a CDS encoding YebC/PmpR family DNA-binding transcriptional regulator, producing MGRAFEYRKASKMARWDKMAKTFSKIGKDIALAVKAGGSDPESNPALRRCIQNAKGANMPKDNVERAIKKASGADAENYEEITYEGYGQGGVAFFIECTTNNPTRTVANVRAVFNKFDGNLGKNGELAFIFDRKGIFTIDLSQIKMDWDDFEMEMIDGGAEDVEKDEEEVMITTAFEDFGSLSHKLDELGIEAKSAELQRIPNNTKEVNEEQFKANMKMLERFEDDDDVQNVYHNMEVLEELMNTL from the coding sequence ATGGGAAGAGCATTTGAATATAGAAAAGCTTCTAAAATGGCCAGATGGGATAAGATGGCCAAAACTTTTTCTAAGATAGGAAAGGATATCGCACTAGCGGTAAAAGCCGGCGGTTCTGATCCGGAATCAAATCCTGCATTGAGAAGGTGTATCCAGAATGCGAAAGGAGCAAACATGCCGAAAGATAATGTGGAGAGAGCTATCAAAAAAGCAAGTGGTGCAGATGCTGAAAACTATGAGGAAATTACTTATGAAGGCTATGGTCAGGGAGGAGTCGCATTTTTTATTGAGTGTACTACCAATAATCCTACAAGAACCGTTGCGAATGTAAGAGCTGTTTTCAATAAGTTTGACGGTAATCTTGGCAAAAACGGAGAATTGGCTTTTATCTTCGACAGAAAAGGAATTTTTACCATCGATTTGTCTCAGATCAAAATGGATTGGGACGATTTTGAAATGGAAATGATCGACGGCGGTGCGGAGGATGTTGAAAAAGATGAAGAAGAAGTTATGATCACTACTGCTTTCGAAGATTTCGGTTCGTTATCCCATAAATTAGATGAGCTTGGAATTGAGGCAAAAAGCGCAGAGCTTCAGAGGATTCCTAATAACACAAAAGAAGTGAACGAAGAACAGTTCAAAGCTAATATGAAAATGCTTGAGCGTTTCGAAGATGACGACGACGTGCAGAATGTTTATCACAATATGGAGGTTTTAGAAGAGCTGATGAATACTCTTTAA
- a CDS encoding UDP-2,3-diacylglucosamine diphosphatase, whose amino-acid sequence MKRNVELVVISDVHLGTYGCKAKELMRYLNSIQPKTLVLNGDIIDIWQFKKSYFPKPHLKVIKKILSFATKNTDVYYITGNHDEMFRKFTDFELGNLKVCNKICLNIDDKKTWIFHGDVFDASVQHSKWIAKLGGKGYDLLIVINNIVNWFLEKMGKEKYSFSKKIKNNVKKAVKYIGDFELTASELAIDNHYDYVVCGHIHQPQIREVVNKKGSCIYLNSGDWIENLSALEYHDKEWKIFYYEDHKHSLKDDASDEIQDIKSTDLLKIVTNFTK is encoded by the coding sequence ATGAAAAGAAACGTTGAATTAGTTGTGATATCGGATGTGCATTTGGGAACTTATGGATGCAAGGCTAAAGAATTGATGCGGTATCTCAATTCTATTCAGCCGAAAACGCTGGTTTTAAATGGCGATATCATCGACATCTGGCAATTCAAAAAGTCATATTTTCCTAAGCCTCATCTGAAAGTAATTAAAAAGATCCTTTCATTTGCTACAAAAAATACAGATGTGTACTACATCACCGGAAATCATGATGAAATGTTCCGGAAATTTACCGATTTCGAATTGGGTAATCTGAAAGTCTGCAATAAAATCTGTTTAAATATTGATGATAAAAAAACATGGATTTTCCATGGCGATGTTTTTGATGCTTCCGTTCAGCACTCTAAATGGATTGCTAAGCTCGGCGGAAAGGGGTATGATCTGTTAATTGTTATCAATAATATCGTAAATTGGTTTTTGGAAAAGATGGGAAAAGAAAAATATTCATTCTCCAAAAAGATCAAAAATAACGTAAAAAAAGCAGTTAAGTATATCGGAGATTTTGAACTGACCGCTTCCGAACTGGCTATTGACAATCATTATGATTATGTAGTATGCGGGCATATTCATCAGCCACAGATACGTGAAGTAGTTAATAAAAAAGGTTCCTGCATTTATCTTAATTCCGGGGACTGGATTGAAAATCTTTCTGCTTTGGAGTATCATGATAAAGAATGGAAAATTTTTTATTATGAAGATCATAAGCATTCTTTGAAAGATGATGCTTCGGACGAAATTCAGGATATTAAAAGTACCGATCTTTTAAAAATAGTAACCAATTTCACGAAATGA
- a CDS encoding glycosyltransferase family protein yields the protein MKILYAFQGTGNGHVARAQEIVPILKKYASVETLISGHQSQLKADFDINYQHKGISLLYNKTGGLSYRKTFVDNNFLEAFKTIREIDLSEYDLIINDYEPLTGWACKFKKYPMIELSHQASMLFKETPRPEKKDFFGELVLKYYVPGERRIGFHFENYHPQIKKPVIRRKIRNLNPNKKGFYLVYLPSFSDENIIKVLKQIPVEWKVFSKYSKLQFKDSNVEIFPIDEIQYLRSFENCDGILCNAGFETPAEALFMDKKLFVIPIHNQYEQECNACALDKMGIPNSKILNLEEIRNWVASDRHLKVDYPDDIEEILVNEVLAL from the coding sequence ATGAAAATCTTATATGCATTTCAGGGAACAGGAAACGGGCATGTTGCCCGTGCTCAGGAAATTGTTCCCATCCTGAAAAAGTATGCGTCTGTTGAAACACTGATCAGCGGTCACCAGTCACAGTTAAAGGCTGATTTTGACATTAATTACCAGCATAAAGGAATTTCCCTCTTGTACAATAAAACAGGAGGATTATCCTACCGTAAAACTTTTGTGGATAATAATTTTCTGGAAGCTTTCAAAACGATCAGGGAAATAGATCTTTCTGAATATGATCTTATTATTAATGATTATGAACCGCTTACCGGCTGGGCATGCAAATTCAAAAAGTACCCCATGATTGAATTGAGCCATCAGGCTTCCATGCTATTTAAAGAAACACCTAGGCCGGAAAAAAAAGATTTTTTTGGAGAACTTGTACTGAAATATTACGTTCCTGGTGAGAGAAGAATAGGATTTCATTTCGAAAATTATCATCCTCAGATTAAAAAGCCCGTCATCAGAAGGAAAATAAGAAACCTTAACCCAAATAAAAAAGGCTTTTATCTGGTCTATCTTCCAAGTTTTTCAGATGAAAATATCATTAAAGTTTTAAAACAAATTCCGGTTGAATGGAAAGTTTTTTCCAAATACTCGAAACTCCAGTTTAAAGATAGTAATGTTGAAATTTTTCCTATTGATGAAATTCAATATCTTAGAAGTTTTGAAAATTGCGATGGAATTCTTTGCAATGCGGGATTTGAAACTCCTGCAGAAGCCCTTTTCATGGATAAGAAACTATTTGTGATTCCTATTCATAATCAGTATGAGCAGGAATGCAATGCCTGCGCTTTAGACAAAATGGGAATACCGAATTCTAAAATTTTAAATCTTGAAGAAATTCGTAATTGGGTAGCTTCAGACCGCCATCTGAAAGTGGATTATCCTGATGATATTGAAGAAATCTTAGTGAATGAAGTTTTAGCGTTGTAA
- a CDS encoding GNAT family N-acetyltransferase: MRFENNKSGNGGVITLNNELKEIGRLTYTIFPDENKFIISFVLVHPEFEGRGMGKYLVEEAIKFARENNWKVYPHCSYARSVMMRMNDVDDVFLQR, from the coding sequence ATGAGATTTGAAAATAATAAGTCAGGAAACGGCGGTGTGATTACTTTAAATAATGAGTTAAAAGAAATCGGAAGGTTAACCTATACTATTTTTCCGGATGAAAATAAATTTATCATTTCATTTGTTTTGGTACATCCAGAATTTGAAGGCCGCGGAATGGGAAAATATCTTGTAGAAGAAGCTATAAAATTTGCCCGGGAAAATAACTGGAAAGTTTATCCGCATTGTTCTTATGCAAGATCTGTTATGATGAGAATGAATGATGTGGATGATGTTTTTTTACAACGCTAA
- a CDS encoding RDD family protein, which yields MSQIAINTSQNVNINFNIASVGDRLIAFFIDLLIKIAYGIAVVYIFFTVLNLGYLLQGLDQWSIAAVYIILLFPTVVYPVVFESLMEGQTPGKKVMKIRVVKIDGYQAGFGDYLIRWVFRIIDTSFAGVVALVSMVVSKNNQRLGDIASGTAVISLKNKINISHTILENIREDYVPTFPQVIALSDNDMRIIKDNYLKALRIDDRHVISKLSDKIKSILKLEIDPTKMTERQFIGIIIKDYNYYTGKDS from the coding sequence ATGTCTCAAATTGCGATTAATACTTCACAAAATGTAAATATTAATTTCAACATCGCCAGTGTTGGAGACCGGCTGATTGCTTTCTTTATTGATCTTTTAATAAAAATAGCTTATGGGATCGCTGTTGTGTATATTTTCTTCACGGTTCTGAATCTTGGTTATTTATTACAGGGGTTGGATCAATGGTCAATTGCAGCAGTTTACATCATCCTGCTTTTCCCTACGGTAGTGTATCCCGTGGTTTTTGAAAGCCTTATGGAGGGTCAGACTCCCGGAAAAAAAGTTATGAAAATCCGTGTTGTAAAGATTGACGGTTACCAGGCGGGATTCGGAGATTACCTGATCCGATGGGTTTTCAGAATCATAGATACTTCTTTTGCAGGAGTTGTTGCACTTGTTTCGATGGTTGTTTCCAAAAATAATCAGCGATTAGGGGATATTGCTTCAGGAACTGCTGTAATTTCCTTAAAAAACAAGATTAATATTTCACATACTATTTTAGAAAATATCCGGGAAGATTATGTTCCTACTTTTCCCCAGGTGATTGCTCTGAGTGACAATGATATGAGAATCATCAAAGATAATTATCTCAAAGCCCTGAGAATTGATGACAGACATGTTATCAGTAAACTTTCCGATAAGATTAAAAGCATTCTCAAATTGGAAATAGATCCTACAAAAATGACGGAAAGGCAGTTTATAGGAATTATTATCAAAGACTACAATTACTACACCGGTAAAGATAGCTAA
- a CDS encoding stage II sporulation protein M, which yields MREVYFIKQNKEKWLGIEQVIQGKVKKNPDDLSSLYINLINDLSFAQTYYPKSNTTVYLNHLSSQIFQKIYKTKRVEENRMVYFFKTEVPLLVYQYRRYLVYAFLFFTLFTLIGLLSAVYDKDFAKIILGEDYVNQTIENIKKGNAVGVYQSGSTWGSTIGIIFNNIGVGAKLYIYGIFGGVGTLWALLSNSVMLGSFQYFFYDYGALCDSARGIWLHGVFEIFSMVVEAMCGLILGASILFPRTFSRFNSFKNGFKDSFKIFLSTVPFTICAGIIEGYVTRHALNMPLSLNLIIIFGSLLTIGFYYFIYPSIVNRKINNQIHDAVL from the coding sequence ATGAGAGAAGTTTATTTTATTAAACAAAATAAAGAAAAATGGTTGGGAATCGAACAGGTTATCCAGGGGAAAGTTAAAAAAAATCCTGATGACCTCTCTTCGCTGTACATTAATCTTATCAACGATCTTTCTTTTGCACAGACCTATTATCCTAAAAGCAATACAACCGTTTATCTGAATCACCTCTCTTCACAGATCTTTCAGAAAATTTATAAAACTAAAAGAGTAGAAGAAAACCGTATGGTATATTTCTTCAAAACGGAAGTCCCTTTGCTTGTATACCAATACCGAAGATATTTAGTCTATGCATTTTTATTCTTTACGTTATTTACCCTCATCGGTTTGCTTTCTGCAGTCTATGATAAAGATTTTGCTAAAATTATTTTGGGAGAAGATTATGTAAACCAGACCATTGAAAATATCAAAAAAGGTAATGCTGTTGGCGTTTATCAGAGCGGATCTACCTGGGGAAGTACAATTGGGATTATATTCAATAATATTGGAGTAGGAGCCAAACTTTATATTTATGGGATTTTTGGAGGAGTTGGTACTTTGTGGGCGCTTTTGTCAAACAGTGTAATGCTCGGTTCTTTCCAGTATTTTTTCTATGATTACGGAGCTTTGTGCGACAGTGCACGCGGAATATGGCTTCATGGTGTTTTTGAGATCTTTTCCATGGTGGTGGAAGCCATGTGTGGGCTTATTCTGGGAGCGTCCATCTTATTTCCAAGAACGTTTTCAAGGTTCAATTCTTTTAAGAACGGTTTTAAAGATTCATTTAAAATATTTTTAAGTACGGTACCCTTTACCATCTGTGCCGGAATTATCGAAGGTTACGTCACAAGACATGCCCTGAATATGCCCTTGTCTTTAAACCTTATTATTATCTTCGGATCACTTCTCACTATCGGATTTTACTATTTTATATATCCTTCCATCGTTAACAGAAAAATCAATAACCAGATCCATGATGCAGTTTTATAA
- a CDS encoding DUF4013 domain-containing protein has protein sequence MMQFYKKRDFGTFITDSFTFFKLYGKNYFKNFLLLNGLLLILMLVVIVFGYKEFLGAIFGSNMAGQSYYFEQFLSDNMGMLIVCGILLFVLSSALMIVNFLFPVFYMKRIAEGKTNIKADDILSDFKSNGKKVAAAYFGLTFLVLPIAFVIFGISYILIFIIIGLVIMLFVVPNLFNIILFFCFDYFNGKRGFFESLSYAIRSQFSYKNVRENSPYWKYWGATIIMMVLFYIVSLFFSSIPMILFIMKLSTTAPDAQFEQNPFAGNFGTLFFVMYGISSVISTLLMNVLYINSGLMYYDSRTDLHQKMELAEIDTIGINE, from the coding sequence ATGATGCAGTTTTATAAAAAGAGAGATTTCGGAACTTTTATCACAGACAGTTTCACTTTTTTCAAATTATACGGTAAGAATTATTTTAAAAATTTTCTGCTCCTGAACGGATTGCTGCTGATTCTGATGTTGGTAGTTATTGTTTTCGGGTATAAAGAATTCCTTGGAGCAATTTTCGGTTCCAATATGGCAGGGCAGAGTTATTATTTTGAGCAGTTTCTCAGTGATAATATGGGAATGCTTATTGTATGCGGAATTTTGTTATTCGTTCTTTCTTCAGCGCTCATGATCGTAAACTTTCTGTTTCCTGTTTTTTACATGAAAAGAATTGCGGAAGGAAAAACAAATATAAAGGCAGATGATATCCTCAGTGATTTTAAATCAAACGGTAAAAAAGTAGCCGCTGCTTATTTCGGATTAACATTTTTGGTGTTGCCCATAGCATTTGTCATTTTCGGGATTTCATATATTCTTATTTTTATTATTATAGGATTGGTAATTATGCTTTTTGTGGTGCCTAATTTGTTTAATATCATTTTATTTTTCTGCTTTGATTATTTTAACGGGAAAAGAGGATTTTTTGAATCACTAAGTTATGCCATAAGATCGCAGTTCTCCTATAAAAACGTGAGAGAAAATTCTCCGTATTGGAAATATTGGGGAGCAACCATCATTATGATGGTGTTGTTTTACATTGTGAGCCTGTTCTTTTCATCTATTCCAATGATCCTATTTATTATGAAACTTTCAACAACAGCTCCTGATGCACAATTTGAGCAAAATCCTTTTGCCGGAAACTTCGGAACTTTGTTTTTTGTTATGTACGGGATTTCTTCCGTTATTTCAACCCTGCTGATGAATGTTTTGTACATCAACTCGGGATTAATGTATTATGACAGCCGCACAGATCTTCATCAGAAAATGGAACTGGCAGAAATAGATACCATCGGGATTAATGAATAA
- a CDS encoding DUF4129 domain-containing protein codes for MNKFFIFLLIFLAAGYVHAQDDPPPTAEVYVDSVSTSHYKNMYRADSVLQNKPLTDNTVYPKKFKENVPSRYKGEDFDYTTTKPRMSVWEKLMKKIVEILNSIFGETVFTNSANIAGMLVRLFAIILAGFLLYFIIKYLIGKDGGFLFGKKNKKVDLKDEELHENIHEINFPESILKFEKSGDFRSAVRYQFLFVLKKLSDKKLIGWNPEKTNKDYVAELKAPHLKDEFFQLSYIFDYVWYGEFSISEESYQKFKTQYQSFKP; via the coding sequence ATGAATAAGTTTTTTATTTTTTTACTGATTTTTTTAGCTGCAGGATATGTTCATGCACAGGATGATCCGCCGCCGACTGCAGAAGTGTATGTAGATTCTGTCAGTACAAGCCACTACAAAAATATGTACCGGGCAGATTCTGTATTGCAGAACAAACCGCTTACAGATAATACGGTTTATCCTAAAAAATTTAAAGAAAACGTTCCGTCAAGATATAAAGGTGAAGATTTTGACTATACCACAACAAAACCGAGAATGTCAGTATGGGAAAAGCTGATGAAAAAAATCGTTGAAATCCTGAACAGCATTTTCGGAGAAACGGTTTTTACGAACTCAGCCAATATTGCAGGAATGCTTGTAAGGCTGTTCGCAATTATTCTCGCAGGCTTCCTGCTGTACTTTATTATTAAATATCTTATCGGTAAAGATGGAGGTTTTCTTTTCGGGAAGAAAAACAAAAAGGTTGATCTTAAAGATGAAGAGCTTCATGAAAATATCCACGAAATTAATTTTCCGGAAAGCATCCTGAAGTTTGAAAAATCCGGTGATTTCCGTTCCGCGGTGCGTTACCAGTTTTTATTTGTATTAAAAAAACTCAGTGATAAAAAACTCATTGGCTGGAATCCTGAAAAAACCAATAAAGACTATGTGGCAGAACTAAAAGCCCCGCATCTTAAGGACGAATTCTTTCAGCTTTCATACATTTTTGATTACGTATGGTACGGAGAATTCAGCATTTCGGAAGAAAGCTATCAGAAATTTAAAACCCAGTATCAATCGTTTAAACCGTAA